One Salarias fasciatus chromosome 22, fSalaFa1.1, whole genome shotgun sequence DNA segment encodes these proteins:
- the top2b gene encoding DNA topoisomerase 2-beta isoform X2, whose product MSNGAAGSGGLGWLEAANGRGDAGKTEAPKKEKAGKLSVERVYQKKTQLEHILLRPDTYIGSVEPITQQMWVFDEEVGMNQREITYVPGLYKIFDEILVNAADNKQRDKNMTAIKITIDPESNTITIWNNGKGIPVVEHKDEKMYVPALIFGHLLTSSNYDDDEKKVTGGRNGYGAKLCNIFSTKFTVETACKEYRHSFKQTWQNNMTKTSDPKIKFFDGDDFTCVTFQPDLPKFKMDKLDKDIVALLTRRAYDVAGSCKGVKVTLNGKKLPVTSFRSYVDLYVKDKLDETGVALKVVNETVNERWEVCLTMSEKGFQQISFVNSIATTKGGRHIDYVVDQIVSKLIEVVKKKNKAGVSVKPFQVKNHIWVFVNALIENPSFDSQTKENMTLQTKNFGSKCLLSDKFIRAATNCGIVESILNWVKFKAQTQLNKKCSSVKHSKIKGIPKLDDANDAGGKHSSECTLILTEGDSAKSLAVSGLGVLGRDRYGVFPLRGKILNVREATHKQIMENAEINNIIKIVGLQYKKSYDDAESLRTLRYGKIMIMTDQDQDGSHIKGLLINFFHHNWPSLLKHTFLEEFITPIVKATKNKQEMSFYSIPEFDEWKKQTENYKTWHIKYYKGLGTSTSKEAKEYFADMERHRITFKYSGAEDDAAITLAFSKKKTDDRKEWLTNFMEDRRQRRMHGLPEQYLYGTQARHLSYNDFINKELILFSNSDNERSIPSLVDGLKPGQRKVLFTCLKRNDKREVKVAQLAGSVAEMSAYHHGEQALMMTIVNLAQNFVGSNNLNILQPLGQFGTRINGGKDAASPRYIFTMLSPLAKLLFPAVDSNLLKFLFDDNQKVEPEWYIPIIPMVLVNGAEGIGTGWACKIPNYDVREIVNNLIRMLDHEEPLIMLPKYKNFKGVIHELGQNQFLVSGEVSVIDKNTVEITELPVRTWTQAYKESVLEPMLQGTDKTPALISDYKEYHTDTTVKFVVRMSEDKLAQAEAVGLHKVFKLQSSLTCNSMVLFDHMGCLKRYDSVQDILREFFELRLHYYKLRKDWLLGSLGAEAAKLSNQARFVLEKIEGKITIENKSKRELIRMLVQKGYESDPVVAWTKAQEKAQDEEDRDGNESDGSVDSGSSSGPNFNYILNMPLWCLTKEKVEELLRQRDLKRSELNDLQKKSSEELWREDLAVFVEELDNVETMEREEVSSGKAIKLVKGKVGKPKVKKLNLEETLPSPFGRRVEPPKQAIKSDAAKKLTKKKKSDSDLAVKMEFDEEGGGDGAAGENSVVKAKTPRVKKEKKEPGTPRVRKPPAPKGSATKKVKKRNPWSEDDSKSDSDVENSEPVIPRETKSQRASASKPKYTFDFSEEEDEEEAEEEEEENGDDDAASSPVRSLKDDFSYSNAKERFSDKSDEDEDGSFSPAKQKPTSAPAAPKKEPASIFSSKSAFSEKSNDSDGSKSDSDDNNGPAFSSYSSSSAFSKPSPAKKAAKKPSDPKPKKPPAPKAKKPDKSIWDSDSDTEAKKPAAALKGKGRGRKRKGSGSEDEYNPTKKAPKAVGRKPQKSPSDDDEDEDLNSRSAKSAVSHDRGGRAKKEVKYFNESDVEEDDDDDMFD is encoded by the exons ATGTCTAACGGGGCTGCGGGGAGCGGGGGTCTGGGCTGGCTG GAGGCGGCGAACGGCAGGGGGGACGCCGGCAAGACCGAGGCGCCCAAGAAGGAGAAGGCCGGCAAGCTGTCGGTGGAGCGGGTGTACCAGAAGAAGACCCAGCTGGAGCACATCCTGCTGCGTCCCGACACCTACATCGGCTCCGTGGAGCCCATCACCCAG CAAATGTGGGTGTTTGACGAGGAGGTGGGGATGAATCAGAGGGAGATCACCTACGTCCCCGGCCTCTACAAAATCTTCGACGAGATTCTGG TGAACGCAGCAGACAACAAGCAAAGGGACAAGAACATGACCGCCATCAAGATCACCATCGACCC AGAATCCAACACCATCACCATCTGGAACAACGGCAAGGGAATCCCCGTGGTGGAGCACAAGGACGAGAAGATGTACGTCCCCGCCCTCATCTTCGGACACCTGCTGACCTCCAGCAACTACGACGACGACGAGAAGAAGGTCACAG GTGGACGCAACGGATACGGAGCCAAACTCTGCAACATCTTCAGCACCAAGTTCACGGTGGAGACGGCCTGCAAGGAGTACAGACACAGCTTCAAGCAG ACGTGGCAGAACAACATGACCAAGACCTCGGACCCAAAGATCAAGTTCTTCGACGGGGACGACTTCACCTGCGTGACCTTCCAGCCCGACCTGCCCAAGTTcaagatggacaagctggacaaGGACATCGTGGCGCTTCTGACCCGCCGGGCGTACGACGTCGCCGGCTCCTGCAAGGGCGTCAAGGTCACGCTGAACGGCAAGAAGCTTCCG GTCACCAGCTTCCGCAGCTACGTGGATCTGTACGTGAAGGACAAGCTGGACGAGACGGGCGTGGCGCTGAAGGTGGTGAACGAGACGGTGAACGAGCGCTGGGAGGTCTGCCTCACCATGAGCGAGAAGGGCTTCCAGCAGATCAGCTTCGTCAACAGCATCGCCACCACCAAG ggaggCAGACACATCGACTACGTGGTGGACCAGATCGTGTCCAAGCTCATCGAGgtggtgaagaagaagaacaaggcGGGCGTGTCCGTCAAACCCTTCCAG GTGAAGAACCACATCTGGGTGTTCGTCAACGCGCTGATCGAGAATCCCAGCTTCGACTCGCAGACCAAGGAGAACATGACGCTGCAGACCAAGAACTTCGGCTCCAAGTGCCTTCTGTCCGACAAGTTCATCCGAGCC GCCACCAACTGCGGCATCGTGGAGAGCATCCTGAACTGGGTCAAGTTCAAGGCCCAGACGCAGCTCAACAAGAAGTGCTCGTCCGTCAAGCACAGCAAGATCAAGGGAATCCCCAAGCTGGACGACGCCAACGACGCCG GTGGGAAACACTCGTCCGAATGCACCCTGATCCTCACCGAGGGAGACTCGGCCAAGTCCCTGGCCGTCTCCGGGCTGGGCGTCCTGGGACGGGACCGCTACGGCGTGTTTCCCCTCCGAGGAAAGATCCTCAACGTGAGGGAGGCGACGCACAAGCAG ATCATGGAGAACGCCGAGatcaacaacatcatcaagATCGTCGGGCTGCAGTACAAGAAGAGCTACGACGACGCCGAGTCGCTCAGGACGCTGCGCTACGGCAAGATCATGATCATGACCGATCAG GATCAAGACGGCTCCCACATCAAAGGCCTGCTCATCAACTTCTTCCATCACAACTGGCCGTCCCTGCTGAAACACACATTCCTGGAGGAGTTCATCACCCCCATCGTCAAA GCGACCAAGAACAAGCAGGAGATGTCCTTCTACAGCATTCCGGAGTTTGACGAGTGGAAGAAGCAGACGGAGAATTACAAAACGTGGCACATAAAGTACTACAAAG GTCTGGGTACGAGTACCAGCAAAGAGGCCAAGGAGTACTTTGCGGACATGGAGAGACACCGCATCACCTTCAAGTACAGCGGCGCCGAGGACGACGCCGCCATCACTCTG GCCTTCAGCAAGAAGAAGACCGACGACAGGAAGGAGTGGCTCACCAACTTCATGGAGGACCGGCGCCAGAGGAGGATGCACGGCCTGCCGGAG CAATACCTGTACGGGACTCAGGCCCGCCACCTGTCCTACAACGACTTCATCAACAAGGAGCTCATCCTCTTCTCCAACTCCGACAACGAGCGGTCCATCCCCTCCCTGGTGGACG GTCTGAAGCCCGGCCAGAGGAAGGTGCTGTTCACCTGCCTGAAGAGGAACGACAAGCGGGAGGTGAAGGTGGCCCAGCTGGCGGGCTCGGTGGCGGAGATGTCGGCCTACCATCACGGAGAG CAAGCCCTCATGATGACCATCGTCAACTTGGCCCAGAACTTCGTGGGCAGCAACAACCTGAACATCCTGCAGCCGCTGGGTCAGTTCGGCACCCGGATCAACGGTGGGAAGGACGCCGCCAGCCCCCGTTACATCTTCACCATGCTCAG CCCTCTGGCCAAGCTCCTGTTTCCCGCCGTCGACTCCAACCTGCTCAAGTTCCTGTTCGACGACAACCAGAAGGTGGAGCCGGAGTGGTACATTCCCATCATCCCCATGGTGCTGGTGAACGGCGCCGAGGGCATCGGCACGGGCTGGGCCTGCAAGATCCCCAACTACGACGTCCGCGAGATCGTCAACAACCTCATCAGGATGCTGGACCACGAGGAGCCCCTCATAATG CTTCCCAAATACAAGAACTTCAAGGGCGTGATCCACGAGCTGGGCCAGAACCAGTTCCTGGTGAGCGGAGAGGTTTCCGTCATCGACAAGAACACCGTCGAGATCACGGAGCTTCCCGTGCGGACGTGGACGCAG GCCTATAAAGAGTCGGTCCTGGAGCCCATGCTGCAGGGCACCGACAAGACGCCGGCGCTCATCAGCGACTACAAGGAGTACCACACCGACACCACCGTCAAGTTCGTGGTGCGCATGTCGGAGGACAAGCTGGCGCAGGCCGAGGCGGTCGGCCTCCACAAAGTCTTCAAGCTGCAGTCCAGCCTCACCTGCAACTCCATG GTGCTGTTCGACCACATGGGCTGTCTGAAGAGGTACGACTCGGTCCAGGACATCCTCCGCGAGTTCTTCGAGCTGCGGCTGCACTACTACAAGCTGAGGAAGGACTGGCTGCTGGGCAGCCTCGGCGCCGAGGCCGCCAAGCTCTCCAACCAGGCCCGCTTCGTCCTGGAGAAGATCGAGGGGAAGATCACCATCG AGAACAAATCGAAGCGGGAGCTGATCCGCATGCTGGTCCAGAAGGGCTACGAGTCCGACCCGGTGGTGGCCTGGACCAAGGCTCAGGAGAAG gctcaggacgaAGAGGATCGCGACGGGAACGAGAGCGACGGCTCGGTGGACTCCGGATCCTCGTCGGGGCCGAACTTCAACTACATCCTCAACATGCCGCTGTGGTGCCTGACcaaggagaaggtggaggagctgctccggCAGAGGGACCTCAAG agATCCGAGCTCAACGATCTGCAGAAGAAGTCGTcggaggagctgtggagggaGGACTTGGCCGTCTTCGTGGAAGAACTGGAC AACGTGGAGAccatggagagagaggaggtgagcTCAGGGAAGGCCATCAAGCTGGTGAAGGGCAAAGTGGGCAAGCCCAAAGTGAAGAAGCTGAACCTGGAGGAGACGCTGCCGTCCCCGTTCGGCCGCAGGGTGGAGCCGCCCAAGCAGGCCATCAAGTCCGACGCCGCCAAGAAGCtcaccaagaagaagaag AGCGACTCGGACCTGGCCGTGAAGATGGAGTTCGACGAGGAGGGCGGAGGCGACGGAGCGGCGGGAGAAAACTCGGTGGTCAAAGCCAAGACTCCCCGGgtcaagaaggagaagaaggagccGG GCACCCCCAGAGTGAGGAAGCCCCCGGCGCCCAAGGGCAGCGCCACCAAGAAGGTGAAGAAGAGGAACCCCTGGTCCGAGGACGACTCCAAGTCCGACAGCGACGTGGAGAACAGCGAGCCCGTCATCCCCCGGGAGACCAAGTCCCAGAGGGCGTCAG CTTCCAAGCCAAAATACACCTTCGACTtctcggaggaggaggatgaagaggaggcggaggaggaggaggaggagaacggcgACGACGACGCGGCGTCCTCCCCGGTGAGGTCGCTCAAGGACGACTTCTCCTACTCCAACGCCAAGGAGCGCTTCAGCGACAAGTCGGACGAAGACGAGGACGGCTCCTTCAGCCCGGCCAAACAGAAACCCAC GTCTGCACCAGCGGCTCCAAAGAAAGAGCCAGCCAGCATCTTCTCCTCTAAGTCAGCCTTCTCTGAAAAGAGCAATGACAGCG ACGGGTCCAAGTCCGACAGCGACGACAACAACGGCCCGGCCTTCTCGTCCtactccagcagctccgcctTCAGCAAACCCTCACCAGCAAAGAAAG CAGCTAAGAAGCCGTCGGACCCCAAACCCAAGAAGCCACCAGCACCAAAAGCAAAGAAACCAGACAAATCCATCTGGGACTCGGACTCCGACACCGAGGCCAAGAAGCCAGCGGCAGCTCTCAAAG GTAAAGGccgagggaggaagaggaagggttCGGGCTCGGAAGACGAGTACAATCCCACCAAGAAGGCCCCGAAAGCTGTCGGCAGG AAACCTCAGAAATCTCCCTCCGATGACGACGAAGACGAAGACCTGAACAGTCGGAGCGCCAAGAGCGCCGTTTCCCACGATCGGGGGGGCCGCGCCAAGAAGGAAGTGAAATACTTCAACGAATCGGACGTGGAggaagacgacgacgacgacatgTTCGATTGA
- the top2b gene encoding DNA topoisomerase 2-beta isoform X3 has protein sequence MSNGAAGSGGLGWLQEAANGRGDAGKTEAPKKEKAGKLSVERVYQKKTQLEHILLRPDTYIGSVEPITQQMWVFDEEVGMNQREITYVPGLYKIFDEILVNAADNKQRDKNMTAIKITIDPESNTITIWNNGKGIPVVEHKDEKMYVPALIFGHLLTSSNYDDDEKKVTGGRNGYGAKLCNIFSTKFTVETACKEYRHSFKQTWQNNMTKTSDPKIKFFDGDDFTCVTFQPDLPKFKMDKLDKDIVALLTRRAYDVAGSCKGVKVTLNGKKLPVTSFRSYVDLYVKDKLDETGVALKVVNETVNERWEVCLTMSEKGFQQISFVNSIATTKGGRHIDYVVDQIVSKLIEVVKKKNKAGVSVKPFQVKNHIWVFVNALIENPSFDSQTKENMTLQTKNFGSKCLLSDKFIRAATNCGIVESILNWVKFKAQTQLNKKCSSVKHSKIKGIPKLDDANDAGGKHSSECTLILTEGDSAKSLAVSGLGVLGRDRYGVFPLRGKILNVREATHKQIMENAEINNIIKIVGLQYKKSYDDAESLRTLRYGKIMIMTDQDQDGSHIKGLLINFFHHNWPSLLKHTFLEEFITPIVKATKNKQEMSFYSIPEFDEWKKQTENYKTWHIKYYKGLGTSTSKEAKEYFADMERHRITFKYSGAEDDAAITLAFSKKKTDDRKEWLTNFMEDRRQRRMHGLPEQYLYGTQARHLSYNDFINKELILFSNSDNERSIPSLVDGLKPGQRKVLFTCLKRNDKREVKVAQLAGSVAEMSAYHHGEQALMMTIVNLAQNFVGSNNLNILQPLGQFGTRINGGKDAASPRYIFTMLSPLAKLLFPAVDSNLLKFLFDDNQKVEPEWYIPIIPMVLVNGAEGIGTGWACKIPNYDVREIVNNLIRMLDHEEPLIMLPKYKNFKGVIHELGQNQFLVSGEVSVIDKNTVEITELPVRTWTQAYKESVLEPMLQGTDKTPALISDYKEYHTDTTVKFVVRMSEDKLAQAEAVGLHKVFKLQSSLTCNSMVLFDHMGCLKRYDSVQDILREFFELRLHYYKLRKDWLLGSLGAEAAKLSNQARFVLEKIEGKITIENKSKRELIRMLVQKGYESDPVVAWTKAQEKAQDEEDRDGNESDGSVDSGSSSGPNFNYILNMPLWCLTKEKVEELLRQRDLKRSELNDLQKKSSEELWREDLAVFVEELDNVETMEREEVSSGKAIKLVKGKVGKPKVKKLNLEETLPSPFGRRVEPPKQAIKSDAAKKLTKKKKSDSDLAVKMEFDEEGGGDGAAGENSVVKAKTPRVKKEKKEPGTPRVRKPPAPKGSATKKVKKRNPWSEDDSKSDSDVENSEPVIPRETKSQRASASKPKYTFDFSEEEDEEEAEEEEEENGDDDAASSPVRSLKDDFSYSNAKERFSDKSDEDEDGSFSPAKQKPTSAPAAPKKEPASIFSSKSAFSEKSNDSDGSKSDSDDNNGPAFSSYSSSSAFSKPSPAKKAKKPSDPKPKKPPAPKAKKPDKSIWDSDSDTEAKKPAAALKGKGRGRKRKGSGSEDEYNPTKKAPKAVGRKPQKSPSDDDEDEDLNSRSAKSAVSHDRGGRAKKEVKYFNESDVEEDDDDDMFD, from the exons ATGTCTAACGGGGCTGCGGGGAGCGGGGGTCTGGGCTGGCTG CAGGAGGCGGCGAACGGCAGGGGGGACGCCGGCAAGACCGAGGCGCCCAAGAAGGAGAAGGCCGGCAAGCTGTCGGTGGAGCGGGTGTACCAGAAGAAGACCCAGCTGGAGCACATCCTGCTGCGTCCCGACACCTACATCGGCTCCGTGGAGCCCATCACCCAG CAAATGTGGGTGTTTGACGAGGAGGTGGGGATGAATCAGAGGGAGATCACCTACGTCCCCGGCCTCTACAAAATCTTCGACGAGATTCTGG TGAACGCAGCAGACAACAAGCAAAGGGACAAGAACATGACCGCCATCAAGATCACCATCGACCC AGAATCCAACACCATCACCATCTGGAACAACGGCAAGGGAATCCCCGTGGTGGAGCACAAGGACGAGAAGATGTACGTCCCCGCCCTCATCTTCGGACACCTGCTGACCTCCAGCAACTACGACGACGACGAGAAGAAGGTCACAG GTGGACGCAACGGATACGGAGCCAAACTCTGCAACATCTTCAGCACCAAGTTCACGGTGGAGACGGCCTGCAAGGAGTACAGACACAGCTTCAAGCAG ACGTGGCAGAACAACATGACCAAGACCTCGGACCCAAAGATCAAGTTCTTCGACGGGGACGACTTCACCTGCGTGACCTTCCAGCCCGACCTGCCCAAGTTcaagatggacaagctggacaaGGACATCGTGGCGCTTCTGACCCGCCGGGCGTACGACGTCGCCGGCTCCTGCAAGGGCGTCAAGGTCACGCTGAACGGCAAGAAGCTTCCG GTCACCAGCTTCCGCAGCTACGTGGATCTGTACGTGAAGGACAAGCTGGACGAGACGGGCGTGGCGCTGAAGGTGGTGAACGAGACGGTGAACGAGCGCTGGGAGGTCTGCCTCACCATGAGCGAGAAGGGCTTCCAGCAGATCAGCTTCGTCAACAGCATCGCCACCACCAAG ggaggCAGACACATCGACTACGTGGTGGACCAGATCGTGTCCAAGCTCATCGAGgtggtgaagaagaagaacaaggcGGGCGTGTCCGTCAAACCCTTCCAG GTGAAGAACCACATCTGGGTGTTCGTCAACGCGCTGATCGAGAATCCCAGCTTCGACTCGCAGACCAAGGAGAACATGACGCTGCAGACCAAGAACTTCGGCTCCAAGTGCCTTCTGTCCGACAAGTTCATCCGAGCC GCCACCAACTGCGGCATCGTGGAGAGCATCCTGAACTGGGTCAAGTTCAAGGCCCAGACGCAGCTCAACAAGAAGTGCTCGTCCGTCAAGCACAGCAAGATCAAGGGAATCCCCAAGCTGGACGACGCCAACGACGCCG GTGGGAAACACTCGTCCGAATGCACCCTGATCCTCACCGAGGGAGACTCGGCCAAGTCCCTGGCCGTCTCCGGGCTGGGCGTCCTGGGACGGGACCGCTACGGCGTGTTTCCCCTCCGAGGAAAGATCCTCAACGTGAGGGAGGCGACGCACAAGCAG ATCATGGAGAACGCCGAGatcaacaacatcatcaagATCGTCGGGCTGCAGTACAAGAAGAGCTACGACGACGCCGAGTCGCTCAGGACGCTGCGCTACGGCAAGATCATGATCATGACCGATCAG GATCAAGACGGCTCCCACATCAAAGGCCTGCTCATCAACTTCTTCCATCACAACTGGCCGTCCCTGCTGAAACACACATTCCTGGAGGAGTTCATCACCCCCATCGTCAAA GCGACCAAGAACAAGCAGGAGATGTCCTTCTACAGCATTCCGGAGTTTGACGAGTGGAAGAAGCAGACGGAGAATTACAAAACGTGGCACATAAAGTACTACAAAG GTCTGGGTACGAGTACCAGCAAAGAGGCCAAGGAGTACTTTGCGGACATGGAGAGACACCGCATCACCTTCAAGTACAGCGGCGCCGAGGACGACGCCGCCATCACTCTG GCCTTCAGCAAGAAGAAGACCGACGACAGGAAGGAGTGGCTCACCAACTTCATGGAGGACCGGCGCCAGAGGAGGATGCACGGCCTGCCGGAG CAATACCTGTACGGGACTCAGGCCCGCCACCTGTCCTACAACGACTTCATCAACAAGGAGCTCATCCTCTTCTCCAACTCCGACAACGAGCGGTCCATCCCCTCCCTGGTGGACG GTCTGAAGCCCGGCCAGAGGAAGGTGCTGTTCACCTGCCTGAAGAGGAACGACAAGCGGGAGGTGAAGGTGGCCCAGCTGGCGGGCTCGGTGGCGGAGATGTCGGCCTACCATCACGGAGAG CAAGCCCTCATGATGACCATCGTCAACTTGGCCCAGAACTTCGTGGGCAGCAACAACCTGAACATCCTGCAGCCGCTGGGTCAGTTCGGCACCCGGATCAACGGTGGGAAGGACGCCGCCAGCCCCCGTTACATCTTCACCATGCTCAG CCCTCTGGCCAAGCTCCTGTTTCCCGCCGTCGACTCCAACCTGCTCAAGTTCCTGTTCGACGACAACCAGAAGGTGGAGCCGGAGTGGTACATTCCCATCATCCCCATGGTGCTGGTGAACGGCGCCGAGGGCATCGGCACGGGCTGGGCCTGCAAGATCCCCAACTACGACGTCCGCGAGATCGTCAACAACCTCATCAGGATGCTGGACCACGAGGAGCCCCTCATAATG CTTCCCAAATACAAGAACTTCAAGGGCGTGATCCACGAGCTGGGCCAGAACCAGTTCCTGGTGAGCGGAGAGGTTTCCGTCATCGACAAGAACACCGTCGAGATCACGGAGCTTCCCGTGCGGACGTGGACGCAG GCCTATAAAGAGTCGGTCCTGGAGCCCATGCTGCAGGGCACCGACAAGACGCCGGCGCTCATCAGCGACTACAAGGAGTACCACACCGACACCACCGTCAAGTTCGTGGTGCGCATGTCGGAGGACAAGCTGGCGCAGGCCGAGGCGGTCGGCCTCCACAAAGTCTTCAAGCTGCAGTCCAGCCTCACCTGCAACTCCATG GTGCTGTTCGACCACATGGGCTGTCTGAAGAGGTACGACTCGGTCCAGGACATCCTCCGCGAGTTCTTCGAGCTGCGGCTGCACTACTACAAGCTGAGGAAGGACTGGCTGCTGGGCAGCCTCGGCGCCGAGGCCGCCAAGCTCTCCAACCAGGCCCGCTTCGTCCTGGAGAAGATCGAGGGGAAGATCACCATCG AGAACAAATCGAAGCGGGAGCTGATCCGCATGCTGGTCCAGAAGGGCTACGAGTCCGACCCGGTGGTGGCCTGGACCAAGGCTCAGGAGAAG gctcaggacgaAGAGGATCGCGACGGGAACGAGAGCGACGGCTCGGTGGACTCCGGATCCTCGTCGGGGCCGAACTTCAACTACATCCTCAACATGCCGCTGTGGTGCCTGACcaaggagaaggtggaggagctgctccggCAGAGGGACCTCAAG agATCCGAGCTCAACGATCTGCAGAAGAAGTCGTcggaggagctgtggagggaGGACTTGGCCGTCTTCGTGGAAGAACTGGAC AACGTGGAGAccatggagagagaggaggtgagcTCAGGGAAGGCCATCAAGCTGGTGAAGGGCAAAGTGGGCAAGCCCAAAGTGAAGAAGCTGAACCTGGAGGAGACGCTGCCGTCCCCGTTCGGCCGCAGGGTGGAGCCGCCCAAGCAGGCCATCAAGTCCGACGCCGCCAAGAAGCtcaccaagaagaagaag AGCGACTCGGACCTGGCCGTGAAGATGGAGTTCGACGAGGAGGGCGGAGGCGACGGAGCGGCGGGAGAAAACTCGGTGGTCAAAGCCAAGACTCCCCGGgtcaagaaggagaagaaggagccGG GCACCCCCAGAGTGAGGAAGCCCCCGGCGCCCAAGGGCAGCGCCACCAAGAAGGTGAAGAAGAGGAACCCCTGGTCCGAGGACGACTCCAAGTCCGACAGCGACGTGGAGAACAGCGAGCCCGTCATCCCCCGGGAGACCAAGTCCCAGAGGGCGTCAG CTTCCAAGCCAAAATACACCTTCGACTtctcggaggaggaggatgaagaggaggcggaggaggaggaggaggagaacggcgACGACGACGCGGCGTCCTCCCCGGTGAGGTCGCTCAAGGACGACTTCTCCTACTCCAACGCCAAGGAGCGCTTCAGCGACAAGTCGGACGAAGACGAGGACGGCTCCTTCAGCCCGGCCAAACAGAAACCCAC GTCTGCACCAGCGGCTCCAAAGAAAGAGCCAGCCAGCATCTTCTCCTCTAAGTCAGCCTTCTCTGAAAAGAGCAATGACAGCG ACGGGTCCAAGTCCGACAGCGACGACAACAACGGCCCGGCCTTCTCGTCCtactccagcagctccgcctTCAGCAAACCCTCACCAGCAAAGAAAG CTAAGAAGCCGTCGGACCCCAAACCCAAGAAGCCACCAGCACCAAAAGCAAAGAAACCAGACAAATCCATCTGGGACTCGGACTCCGACACCGAGGCCAAGAAGCCAGCGGCAGCTCTCAAAG GTAAAGGccgagggaggaagaggaagggttCGGGCTCGGAAGACGAGTACAATCCCACCAAGAAGGCCCCGAAAGCTGTCGGCAGG AAACCTCAGAAATCTCCCTCCGATGACGACGAAGACGAAGACCTGAACAGTCGGAGCGCCAAGAGCGCCGTTTCCCACGATCGGGGGGGCCGCGCCAAGAAGGAAGTGAAATACTTCAACGAATCGGACGTGGAggaagacgacgacgacgacatgTTCGATTGA